One window of Bacillus alkalicellulosilyticus genomic DNA carries:
- the racE gene encoding glutamate racemase, with protein sequence MNRPIGVIDSGLGGLTVASEIMRQLPKEQIIYIGDTARCPYGPRPSDEVREFTWQMINKLLEYDIKMLVIACNTATAVVLDEVKLKLSIPVVGVVHPGAISALKMTRKDNVAVIGTTGTINSNAYEKALKSINSNVIVESLACPRFVPLVERGVFDGEEALDVVTQSLQPLMNKEYDVLILGCTHYPLLRSCIQEVVGDEIMLISSGDETAREVSTLLYFNNLLFTDEREPKHLYFTTGNQEVFRDIANSWLEIKATTVESITLT encoded by the coding sequence TTGAACAGACCAATTGGAGTTATTGATTCTGGCCTTGGAGGTCTTACGGTTGCTAGTGAAATCATGCGCCAACTCCCAAAGGAACAAATTATTTATATTGGTGATACAGCAAGGTGTCCTTATGGTCCAAGACCAAGTGATGAAGTAAGAGAATTCACATGGCAAATGATTAATAAACTACTAGAATATGATATAAAGATGCTTGTAATTGCGTGCAACACGGCAACAGCTGTCGTGTTAGATGAAGTGAAATTGAAACTTTCCATTCCTGTCGTTGGCGTTGTCCATCCAGGAGCGATTTCAGCACTTAAAATGACCAGAAAAGACAATGTGGCTGTCATAGGTACAACAGGGACAATAAATAGTAACGCTTATGAAAAAGCCTTAAAAAGCATCAATAGTAACGTTATCGTTGAGAGCTTAGCTTGCCCAAGGTTTGTTCCATTAGTTGAACGTGGCGTCTTTGATGGAGAAGAGGCACTTGATGTTGTGACGCAATCTTTGCAACCGCTAATGAATAAAGAATATGATGTCCTTATATTAGGGTGTACTCATTATCCTTTACTCCGTTCATGTATTCAGGAAGTCGTCGGTGATGAAATCATGCTAATAAGTTCAGGGGATGAAACAGCAAGAGAAGTTAGTACTCTATTGTATTTTAATAATCTATTGTTTACGGATGAAAGAGAACCAAAACATTTATACTTTACAACTGGAAACCAAGAAGTTTTTCGGGATATCGCGAATTCGTGGCTTGAAATTAAAGCTACCACGGTTGAATCAATTACATTAACCTAG
- a CDS encoding phosphocarrier protein HPr, producing MVEKSFKITSETGIHARPATQLVNKAGQYSSEITLVYKGKEVNLKSIMGVMSLGVGQGAEVTIKVEGSDEAEAMAALEGVINEGLGE from the coding sequence ATGGTAGAAAAATCTTTTAAAATCACAAGTGAAACAGGAATTCATGCACGTCCAGCAACACAACTCGTGAACAAAGCTGGTCAGTATTCTTCTGAGATTACGCTTGTTTATAAGGGTAAAGAAGTTAATTTAAAATCAATTATGGGTGTAATGTCTCTTGGGGTAGGCCAAGGTGCGGAAGTAACAATTAAGGTAGAAGGTTCTGATGAGGCAGAAGCTATGGCTGCTCTTGAAGGAGTAATTAACGAAGGACTTGGCGAGTAA